In Sphingomicrobium sediminis, the genomic window TGAATGCCGGCGCGCGGCCGGTTTTCGCCGACGTCGACCGTGAAAGTGGCAATATCGAGGCGCATACGGTCGAACCGGTGCTGAGCGAGCGGACGCGCGCGATCATCCTGGTGCATCTTGCCGGCTGGCCGGTCGACATGGCTGCGATGAACGCGCTGGCGGCGCCGCGCGGGATCGCGGTCATCGAGGATTGTGCGCAGGCGCATGGGGCGCGCTTCGAGGGAAAAAGTGTCGGCTCGCTGGGCGTCATGGGCTGTTGGTCCTTCTGCCAGGACAAGATCATGACGACGGGCGGCGAGGGCGGCATGCTGACGACGTCCGACGAGACGCTTTGGCGCCGCATGTGGGCCTATAAGGACCATGGCAAGAGCTATGCGGCGGTATTCGAGCGCGAGCATCCGTCGGGTTTCCGCTGGTTGCACGAAAGCTTCGGAACCAATTTCCGCCTGACTGAAATGCAATCGGCAATCGGCCGCATCCAGCTCGCGCGCATGGAGGAGTGGACAGCTCGCCGTCGCCAGCACGCCATGCGCATGCGCGACATGCTTGGCGAGTTTGCGAATGCGGTCCGCACGCCATGGCCCGATGAATCATCCGGGTCGCGCCATGCCGCCTACAAATATTATGCCTATGTCCAACCCGATGGGCTTGCGAACGGTTGGGATCGGGACCGGATTGTTGCCGAGATCAATGCGCACGGGATTCCCTGCTTCCAGGGCAGCTGTTCGGAAATCTATCGCGAAAAAGCGTTCGAGGGCAGCGGATTCGTGCCGGCGCAGCCGCTGGCCACTGCGCGCGAACTGGGCGAGACTAGCATCATGTGGCTTGTCCATCCGACGATCACTGACAATCAGATGGA contains:
- a CDS encoding DegT/DnrJ/EryC1/StrS family aminotransferase codes for the protein MTDFAPWPSFTAEEADAVQRVLLSNKVNYWTGGEGKGFEEEFAAYADSAHAIALGNGTLALDLALHGLGIGARNGGSETDEVVVTPRSFIASVSAVVNAGARPVFADVDRESGNIEAHTVEPVLSERTRAIILVHLAGWPVDMAAMNALAAPRGIAVIEDCAQAHGARFEGKSVGSLGVMGCWSFCQDKIMTTGGEGGMLTTSDETLWRRMWAYKDHGKSYAAVFEREHPSGFRWLHESFGTNFRLTEMQSAIGRIQLARMEEWTARRRQHAMRMRDMLGEFANAVRTPWPDESSGSRHAAYKYYAYVQPDGLANGWDRDRIVAEINAHGIPCFQGSCSEIYREKAFEGSGFVPAQPLATARELGETSIMWLVHPTITDNQMDRAIDVTRTVIKEATA